Proteins from a genomic interval of Rhodoflexus caldus:
- a CDS encoding response regulator, producing MQQNTATHPFRLFVIEDNRTESMLLQLALSEIKNLTIKTFPTATQMLEHLPEQPDIVLVDLILPDMSGIELIKKIQAYNPHIRIVVVSAQRDIDVLAEVQSLGVFNYLVKSEMCLTYLHQVISELIILMNYYRSQQA from the coding sequence ATGCAGCAAAACACGGCAACCCACCCGTTCAGATTATTTGTTATAGAAGACAACCGCACAGAAAGCATGTTGCTTCAGTTGGCATTGTCGGAAATCAAAAACCTGACCATCAAAACGTTCCCGACTGCTACACAAATGCTGGAACACCTGCCCGAACAACCCGATATTGTCTTAGTGGATTTAATTCTGCCCGATATGAGCGGCATAGAACTGATTAAGAAAATACAGGCATACAATCCCCATATTCGTATTGTGGTGGTTTCTGCACAACGCGATATAGACGTACTGGCAGAAGTGCAATCGTTGGGCGTATTCAACTATTTGGTCAAAAGCGAAATGTGCCTGACCTATCTGCATCAGGTAATTTCCGAACTCATCATATTGATGAATTATTATCGCTCCCAACAGGCCTGA
- a CDS encoding chemotaxis protein CheB — MSTEHIEVIVMGGSAGSIRAARNIFQFLEVLPVPILMALHRPANDPDSNLRHVLQNVCKMPIIEPKATTLPQPGHIYLAPPDRHLVVEKNRTLELSNSPLVHYSRPSIDVLFLSAADVYGRNALGILLTGANHDGAMGMKLLKEAGGTTAVQDPADCMIDTMPRAAMALTTIDQVLPAQQLAVWLNQHFLQ; from the coding sequence ATGAGTACTGAACACATTGAAGTAATCGTTATGGGCGGTTCTGCGGGCAGTATTCGTGCGGCAAGGAATATCTTCCAGTTTTTGGAAGTCCTTCCCGTGCCTATTCTGATGGCCTTGCATCGCCCCGCCAACGACCCCGATTCCAACTTGCGCCATGTATTGCAGAATGTCTGCAAGATGCCTATCATAGAGCCTAAAGCCACAACTCTGCCCCAGCCCGGGCATATTTATCTGGCACCGCCCGACCGGCATTTGGTTGTTGAAAAAAATCGCACCTTAGAACTTTCCAATAGCCCGTTGGTGCACTACTCTCGCCCTTCCATAGACGTGCTTTTTCTTTCCGCAGCCGATGTGTACGGCCGAAATGCCTTGGGAATTTTGCTGACGGGAGCCAATCATGACGGGGCTATGGGCATGAAGCTCCTCAAAGAAGCAGGTGGTACAACGGCCGTCCAAGACCCCGCCGACTGTATGATTGACACGATGCCTCGCGCTGCCATGGCGCTCACAACCATTGACCAAGTGTTGCCCGCCCAGCAACTTGCCGTGTGGCTCAATCAACATTTTTTACAATAA
- the serA gene encoding phosphoglycerate dehydrogenase produces MAAAETKYFILDFDSTFTKVEALDELAGIALDGSPLREQIVEQIADLTNRGMDGSISFRESLEKRVALLNANRSHLERLIASLKAKVSDSVKRNRAFFETYADTILIISSGFKEFIVPVVSEYGIKPENVYANEFLFDDKGNIIGFRDDIPLAHNNGKVTQLAELNLQGEVYVIGDGYTDYEMRKAGLANSFYAFTENVVRESVTGIADHVTPSLDEFLYVNKLPMAISYPKSRINVLILENIHSEATHIFKEEGYNVEIINSALDENELCEKIKDISILCIRSKTNVTRKVIEHANKLMAIGAFCIGTNQIDLEACLEKGIAVFNAPYSNTRSVVELAIGEIIMLMRNMPDKVAGMHQGKWDKSATGSYEVRGKKLGIIGYGNIGSQLSVVAEALGMDVYFYDIVDRLAIGKAQKCRSLRELLNLADIVSLHVDGRKQNRNLIGAAEFAEMKDGVIFINLARGEVVDVDALVNALQTGKVRGAAVDVFPKEPKNNKEEFVSPLRGMKNVLLTPHIGGSTMEAQINIAQFVPGKLIEYINTGNTFMSVNFPNIQLPVLENAHRLIHIHKNVSGILAQINNVLARHQINIVGQYLKTSEKVGYVITDIDKAYNKEVIKDLKAIENTIKFRVLY; encoded by the coding sequence ATGGCAGCCGCAGAAACAAAGTACTTTATCCTCGATTTTGACAGTACATTTACCAAAGTAGAAGCCTTGGACGAATTGGCAGGCATAGCCCTCGATGGCTCACCCCTCCGCGAACAAATCGTCGAACAAATTGCAGACCTGACCAACCGCGGTATGGATGGCAGCATTTCCTTCCGCGAGTCGCTTGAAAAGCGCGTGGCTTTGCTCAATGCCAACCGCTCACATTTGGAGCGCCTCATCGCCTCACTTAAAGCCAAAGTTTCAGATTCGGTCAAGCGCAACCGAGCCTTTTTTGAAACCTATGCCGATACCATTCTGATTATTTCCAGCGGCTTTAAGGAGTTTATTGTACCTGTGGTTTCCGAATATGGCATCAAACCCGAAAATGTTTATGCCAACGAGTTTTTATTCGATGACAAAGGAAACATCATTGGTTTCCGCGATGATATTCCGCTGGCACATAACAACGGCAAAGTAACACAACTTGCCGAACTGAACTTGCAGGGTGAAGTCTATGTCATCGGCGACGGCTACACCGACTACGAAATGCGCAAAGCAGGCCTTGCCAATAGCTTCTATGCGTTTACGGAAAATGTAGTGCGCGAAAGCGTAACCGGCATTGCCGACCACGTTACGCCGAGTTTAGATGAGTTCCTGTACGTAAATAAGCTGCCGATGGCTATTTCCTACCCGAAAAGTCGCATCAATGTGCTTATTCTGGAAAATATCCACAGCGAAGCCACCCATATCTTCAAAGAAGAAGGCTACAATGTTGAAATTATCAACTCTGCGCTGGATGAAAACGAACTCTGCGAAAAAATTAAAGACATTTCCATCCTTTGCATCCGCTCCAAAACCAATGTAACGCGCAAAGTAATAGAACATGCCAATAAACTAATGGCAATTGGTGCATTCTGCATTGGCACTAACCAAATTGATTTGGAAGCCTGTCTTGAAAAAGGGATAGCGGTGTTCAACGCTCCTTACAGCAATACAAGGAGTGTTGTAGAGTTGGCCATCGGCGAAATTATTATGCTCATGCGCAACATGCCCGACAAGGTTGCAGGTATGCACCAAGGCAAGTGGGACAAATCGGCAACGGGCAGCTACGAAGTCCGCGGCAAAAAGTTGGGCATCATCGGCTATGGCAATATCGGCTCTCAACTGTCCGTAGTTGCCGAAGCGCTGGGTATGGATGTCTATTTCTACGACATTGTGGACAGGCTGGCCATCGGTAAAGCCCAAAAATGCCGCTCATTGCGGGAGTTACTCAATCTGGCAGATATTGTATCGCTCCATGTGGACGGGCGCAAGCAAAACCGCAACCTGATTGGTGCCGCCGAGTTTGCTGAAATGAAAGACGGTGTCATATTCATCAATTTGGCTCGCGGCGAAGTAGTAGATGTAGATGCACTGGTAAATGCCCTGCAAACAGGCAAAGTCCGAGGTGCGGCCGTAGATGTGTTCCCCAAAGAACCTAAGAACAACAAGGAAGAGTTTGTGTCTCCTCTGCGCGGCATGAAAAACGTACTGCTAACCCCTCACATAGGTGGTAGCACCATGGAAGCACAAATCAACATTGCCCAGTTTGTCCCCGGCAAACTGATAGAGTACATCAACACGGGCAATACTTTTATGAGTGTAAATTTTCCTAACATTCAACTGCCCGTACTGGAAAATGCACACCGCCTGATTCACATTCATAAAAACGTATCGGGTATTTTGGCGCAAATCAACAATGTGCTTGCCCGCCATCAGATTAATATTGTCGGACAATACCTGAAAACCAGTGAAAAAGTAGGTTACGTAATCACCGATATTGACAAAGCCTACAACAAGGAGGTGATTAAAGACCTCAAAGCCATTGAAAATACCATCAAGTTCAGGGTGTTGTACTAA
- a CDS encoding class I adenylate-forming enzyme family protein, with protein sequence MTTDWIGKWAMYQPNKTAVSSYETGQRLTYGQLNQQAEQTARWWASLGIRSGDRVAALLDFCVEYVVLFGAAQKTGVILVPLNYRLSPRELDYLLSDSQPQMVICAEKYLPLLQQQPHYEAVHNRLTLTDYQQILSKDIVAGKWHFTPPTEDSPLFILYTSGTTGFPKGAMYTHKMAFWNSINTALRLDLTSADHTVICMPPFHTGGWNVFLTPFLHHGASVTLMQKFEASDVLRVLASEKSTIFMAVPTMLKMMADAPEFEQADLSAIRYFIVGGEPMPIPLIETWHHRKGIPIRQGFGMTEAGPNLFSLHQDDAIRKKGSIGKPNFYVEVKLVDEEGNEVPTGEIGELLIKGPTVTPGYWQKPEATTQSFQGEWFCSGDLLKCDEEGYFFVMDRKKNMFISGGENVYPAEIEHFLRQHERIAEVAVIPIPHEKWGEVGKAFIVPQNGAMLTEQEVLDFCQGRLARYKIPKQIVFINELPKNSTGKTDRRALASM encoded by the coding sequence ATGACAACCGATTGGATAGGTAAATGGGCAATGTATCAGCCCAATAAAACGGCGGTCAGCTCTTACGAAACAGGGCAACGCCTGACTTACGGGCAATTGAATCAACAGGCGGAACAAACTGCCCGTTGGTGGGCTTCGTTGGGCATTCGCTCGGGCGACCGCGTGGCTGCGCTGTTAGATTTTTGCGTTGAATATGTCGTCTTGTTCGGTGCGGCGCAGAAAACGGGCGTAATCCTCGTGCCGCTGAACTATCGCCTCTCGCCGCGTGAGTTGGACTATCTGCTGTCCGATTCGCAGCCCCAAATGGTGATTTGTGCCGAAAAATATTTGCCGCTTTTGCAGCAACAGCCTCATTATGAAGCCGTTCATAACCGCCTGACGCTGACAGACTATCAGCAAATACTGTCTAAGGATATAGTTGCTGGCAAGTGGCACTTTACGCCGCCGACGGAAGACAGCCCTTTGTTCATTCTCTATACATCGGGCACGACGGGCTTCCCTAAGGGCGCGATGTATACCCATAAAATGGCATTTTGGAACAGCATCAACACTGCCTTGCGCTTAGACCTGACCTCGGCAGACCATACGGTTATTTGTATGCCGCCGTTCCATACGGGGGGCTGGAACGTGTTCCTTACGCCCTTCCTGCATCATGGCGCATCGGTTACGCTGATGCAAAAGTTTGAGGCTTCCGATGTGCTGCGCGTGTTGGCATCTGAAAAAAGTACCATTTTTATGGCAGTGCCTACCATGCTCAAAATGATGGCGGATGCGCCCGAATTTGAGCAGGCGGATTTGTCGGCGATTCGTTATTTCATCGTTGGCGGCGAACCCATGCCCATCCCTTTAATTGAAACATGGCATCACCGCAAGGGCATCCCCATTCGGCAGGGGTTTGGCATGACCGAAGCGGGACCCAACCTGTTTTCCCTGCATCAGGACGATGCCATCCGCAAAAAAGGTTCTATTGGCAAGCCCAATTTCTATGTGGAAGTGAAACTGGTAGATGAGGAAGGCAATGAAGTGCCGACGGGCGAAATCGGTGAATTGCTTATCAAAGGTCCGACGGTAACGCCCGGCTATTGGCAAAAGCCCGAAGCAACGACACAGAGTTTTCAGGGCGAATGGTTCTGCTCGGGCGACCTGCTCAAATGCGACGAAGAGGGCTATTTCTTTGTGATGGACCGCAAGAAAAACATGTTCATTTCGGGTGGCGAAAACGTATATCCCGCTGAAATTGAGCACTTTTTGCGGCAGCATGAGCGCATAGCCGAAGTGGCGGTCATCCCGATTCCGCATGAAAAATGGGGCGAAGTCGGTAAGGCATTCATCGTACCGCAAAACGGCGCAATGCTTACCGAACAGGAAGTGCTGGATTTCTGCCAAGGGCGGCTGGCGCGCTACAAAATCCCGAAGCAAATTGTATTTATCAATGAATTGCCAAAAAATTCAACAGGTAAAACAGACCGTCGGGCGTTGGCAAGTATGTAA
- a CDS encoding 3-oxoacyl-ACP synthase III family protein yields MNNAVILGSGSYAPDWVLPNSYFNELLGEDVATWLEQNVHIYERRWCRDDEATSDLCLQAAQKALAAANVSPEELNLIIVATDTPEYISPSTASKLQYQLGAVNSGAFDLNSACAGFVTALDVAAKYIRADEQYQKILVVGAYAMSKHLNKRDKKTVTLFADGAGAVVLGAEADTDRGFIASQLIAQGQYCDWMGIYAGGTRQPVTEAVLQAKTHQLQFVKKFPVEINPDTWTAMIRHLCGRIGVQPADVQQYFITQLNINSIWETLGRLNLPKDKAHTIMQRYGYTGSACIPMVFDDAVQKGIVKKGDLVFFVGSGGGLSFASAAFRL; encoded by the coding sequence ATGAACAATGCCGTTATTTTAGGTTCGGGCAGCTATGCCCCCGACTGGGTATTGCCCAACAGTTACTTCAACGAATTGCTCGGCGAAGACGTAGCCACTTGGTTGGAACAAAACGTTCATATCTACGAACGCCGCTGGTGTCGCGATGATGAGGCAACGTCCGATTTGTGCCTGCAAGCGGCGCAAAAAGCACTGGCAGCCGCCAACGTATCGCCCGAAGAACTGAACCTGATTATTGTAGCAACCGATACGCCCGAATATATTTCGCCTTCTACGGCTTCCAAATTGCAGTACCAACTCGGGGCGGTCAATTCGGGGGCGTTTGATTTGAACAGTGCCTGCGCAGGCTTCGTAACCGCACTGGACGTAGCCGCCAAATACATCCGCGCCGATGAGCAGTACCAAAAAATATTGGTCGTAGGTGCATATGCCATGAGCAAGCACCTCAACAAGCGCGACAAAAAAACCGTTACGCTCTTTGCCGACGGTGCGGGTGCGGTAGTGTTGGGTGCAGAAGCTGACACCGACAGAGGCTTCATAGCCTCGCAACTGATTGCGCAGGGACAGTATTGCGACTGGATGGGCATTTATGCAGGCGGCACGCGCCAACCCGTAACCGAAGCCGTGTTGCAAGCCAAAACGCATCAGTTGCAGTTTGTCAAAAAATTCCCCGTAGAAATCAATCCCGACACATGGACGGCGATGATTCGGCATCTCTGCGGGCGCATAGGCGTACAGCCTGCCGACGTGCAGCAATATTTCATTACCCAACTGAATATCAACAGCATTTGGGAAACGCTCGGGCGGCTCAACCTGCCGAAAGACAAGGCGCATACCATCATGCAGCGTTACGGCTACACCGGCTCGGCGTGCATCCCGATGGTGTTTGACGACGCAGTACAAAAAGGCATCGTCAAAAAAGGCGATTTGGTATTTTTCGTAGGTTCGGGCGGCGGGTTGTCGTTCGCATCGGCGGCGTTTAGGTTGTAA
- the fabG gene encoding 3-oxoacyl-ACP reductase FabG produces MKLQGKVAVITGGAAGIGKVACYKFAAEGAAIAIWDMNETAGAALAAELSDKGTKVAFYKVNTADYAAVEAAAKEVHAAFGRIDILINNAGITRDASLKKMTPQQWQEVIDVNLTGVFNCGKIVSEYMTAQNYGRIINTSSVVALYGNFGQTNYVAAKSGVIGMTKVWAKELGRKGVTCNAVAPGFIATDMVKTIPREILDQITSRVPLGRMGQPEDIANAYAFLASDEAAYINGAVISVDGGATL; encoded by the coding sequence ATGAAATTACAAGGAAAAGTCGCCGTGATTACGGGCGGGGCTGCCGGCATCGGGAAAGTTGCCTGCTACAAATTTGCCGCAGAAGGTGCAGCCATTGCCATTTGGGACATGAACGAAACCGCAGGCGCGGCACTTGCCGCCGAACTTTCGGACAAAGGCACAAAAGTGGCGTTTTACAAAGTCAATACCGCCGACTATGCCGCCGTAGAAGCCGCAGCCAAAGAAGTACATGCTGCCTTCGGTCGCATTGACATTCTGATTAACAACGCAGGCATTACCCGCGATGCTTCGCTGAAAAAAATGACACCCCAGCAGTGGCAAGAAGTCATTGACGTAAACCTGACGGGCGTATTCAATTGCGGCAAAATTGTTTCCGAATACATGACGGCGCAAAACTACGGGCGGATTATCAACACCTCGTCGGTAGTGGCGCTGTACGGCAACTTCGGGCAAACCAACTACGTGGCAGCCAAATCGGGCGTTATCGGGATGACCAAAGTGTGGGCAAAAGAATTGGGCAGAAAGGGCGTTACCTGCAACGCCGTAGCGCCGGGCTTCATTGCTACCGATATGGTAAAAACCATTCCGCGGGAAATTTTAGACCAAATCACCTCGCGTGTGCCGCTGGGGCGCATGGGGCAACCCGAAGACATCGCCAATGCCTATGCCTTTTTGGCTTCCGATGAGGCTGCCTATATCAACGGGGCGGTTATCAGCGTGGACGGCGGCGCGACGTTGTAA
- a CDS encoding TonB-dependent receptor, with the protein MKMMKTFLLAVALLLGAVQAWAQNGTITGTVTTNNEPLIGASVIVVGSITGSTTDATGKYSISIKPGTYKLRISFIGYETQDHTVTVTAGQTTTLDVAMVEGALVGQEVIISASRRPEKLTEAPATIVTFGAKEISELPSFNVGELLARQKGVDYVRSGVLGVGINVRGFNSAFNPKNLQMNDGRLSTLIATGLPLGALSTVVKEDVERVEIVLGPSSALYGPNAHNGLVNTISKDPRTSQGTTVALGVGNQSVMTARLRHAQVLSKKFAFKLSAEYTEGEEFAYNDTVYFNNTAFPTFTGGAVPARFTAIPELDLDRRFNSLRGEAALYYSITDDSDLILAYGGSNSNNIGVTNAGRNQIKDWQIHYLHLRYVSPRVFAQVYHTISKTDDTYAMNQRTQNYISFRDAGFPEAEARRRAMNEQWFGISPTIGVALNRGALFRDDSRRWNGEVQYNNNFAGFDVVVGTQFQRDIAQSYNTYLLDAKGAIVIDQVGFYAQIDRSLGNGFKATVAARADNHDLYGFNFIPKAAITKTFKSGTARITYGQGISAPTILNLEANIFGGLLLGNGSGYTLSDGTQIPGLKVEKISTFEVGYKGTIGKNLFIDVNAYHNTSRDFLSPALNIATNGRTVTQRGGVPMNQVIPGTPATGAPLVLTYLNFGNVQTYGADLGVTYAFTPQLSAALNYSWFGYSLDKNDPANDGNKDGRVTDLDLPINTPANKASVALNYSSSKWFGSIFTRWVERYNFFSGINVASETIPELGIRENARFGRTFNYGPLGGFVNVDVSAGYRFGKVVTLSGQITNLFNARVYEFVASPIIGRLYSLELKVNIPAIGSKK; encoded by the coding sequence ATGAAAATGATGAAAACTTTTCTACTCGCGGTTGCCCTGCTGCTCGGTGCGGTGCAGGCATGGGCACAAAACGGTACCATTACGGGCACTGTTACGACAAACAACGAACCGCTCATCGGTGCTTCGGTGATTGTGGTCGGCTCTATTACGGGCAGCACAACCGATGCCACGGGCAAGTATTCCATCAGCATCAAGCCCGGCACGTACAAATTGCGCATTTCGTTCATCGGTTATGAGACCCAAGACCATACCGTTACCGTTACGGCAGGGCAGACCACTACTTTGGACGTTGCCATGGTAGAAGGCGCGCTGGTAGGTCAGGAAGTGATTATTTCCGCTTCGCGTCGCCCTGAAAAACTCACCGAAGCCCCTGCCACCATCGTTACTTTCGGTGCGAAAGAAATCAGCGAACTGCCTTCGTTCAACGTGGGCGAACTGCTGGCGCGTCAGAAAGGCGTGGACTATGTGCGCTCGGGCGTTTTGGGTGTGGGTATCAACGTACGCGGTTTCAACTCGGCATTTAACCCCAAAAACCTGCAAATGAACGACGGTCGGCTTTCTACGCTGATTGCAACAGGCTTGCCGCTCGGCGCGCTTAGTACCGTAGTGAAAGAAGACGTAGAGCGCGTGGAAATCGTGTTAGGCCCTTCTTCGGCTTTGTACGGCCCTAACGCGCACAACGGTTTGGTGAACACCATCAGCAAAGACCCGCGCACCTCGCAAGGTACAACCGTTGCGCTGGGCGTAGGCAACCAAAGTGTAATGACAGCCCGCTTGCGCCATGCACAGGTATTGAGCAAAAAATTTGCCTTCAAACTATCAGCCGAATATACCGAAGGTGAAGAATTTGCTTACAATGACACTGTTTATTTCAACAATACTGCCTTCCCAACCTTCACGGGCGGTGCTGTTCCAGCAAGATTTACTGCTATTCCCGAACTGGATTTAGATAGAAGATTCAACAGTTTACGCGGTGAAGCAGCCTTATACTACTCTATCACTGACGACTCAGATTTGATTTTGGCATACGGCGGCAGCAACAGCAACAACATCGGCGTAACTAACGCGGGACGCAACCAAATCAAAGATTGGCAAATTCATTACCTGCATTTGCGCTATGTGTCGCCGCGTGTGTTTGCACAGGTGTATCACACCATTTCTAAAACTGATGACACCTATGCCATGAACCAACGCACGCAAAACTATATCTCGTTCCGCGATGCAGGATTCCCTGAGGCAGAAGCCCGCCGTCGTGCGATGAATGAGCAATGGTTCGGTATTTCACCTACCATTGGCGTAGCCTTGAATCGCGGTGCACTTTTCCGCGACGATTCGCGCCGCTGGAACGGTGAGGTGCAGTACAACAACAACTTTGCAGGGTTTGACGTAGTCGTAGGTACGCAGTTCCAACGCGATATTGCGCAGAGCTATAACACCTATCTGCTGGATGCCAAAGGTGCAATCGTGATTGACCAAGTAGGCTTCTACGCACAAATTGACCGTTCGCTGGGCAACGGCTTCAAAGCGACCGTGGCAGCCCGCGCCGACAATCACGATTTGTACGGCTTTAACTTCATCCCCAAAGCGGCAATTACCAAAACCTTTAAAAGCGGTACTGCCCGCATTACCTACGGACAAGGTATTTCAGCCCCTACCATCTTGAACTTGGAAGCCAATATCTTTGGCGGTTTGTTGCTGGGCAACGGCAGCGGCTACACTCTCAGCGACGGTACGCAAATCCCCGGCTTGAAGGTTGAAAAAATCAGCACTTTTGAAGTGGGTTACAAAGGAACCATCGGCAAAAATCTGTTCATTGACGTAAACGCTTATCACAACACATCCCGTGACTTCCTCAGCCCTGCGCTGAACATTGCCACCAACGGACGCACCGTAACGCAGCGCGGCGGCGTACCGATGAATCAGGTAATACCCGGCACACCTGCCACGGGCGCACCTCTGGTACTGACCTATCTCAACTTCGGTAACGTTCAAACCTACGGCGCTGACTTAGGCGTTACTTATGCCTTTACCCCTCAATTGAGTGCTGCACTGAACTATAGCTGGTTCGGTTACAGCTTAGATAAAAACGACCCCGCCAACGACGGCAACAAAGACGGTCGCGTAACGGATTTGGACTTGCCGATTAACACCCCTGCCAACAAAGCAAGCGTAGCACTGAATTATTCAAGCAGCAAATGGTTCGGTTCTATCTTTACGCGTTGGGTAGAGCGTTACAACTTCTTTTCAGGCATCAACGTAGCTTCTGAAACCATCCCCGAATTGGGTATTCGCGAAAATGCGCGATTCGGTCGTACCTTTAACTACGGCCCGCTGGGCGGTTTTGTGAATGTGGACGTATCGGCAGGTTATCGCTTCGGCAAAGTGGTTACGCTTTCGGGGCAAATTACCAACCTGTTCAACGCACGTGTGTATGAGTTTGTAGCTTCGCCGATTATTGGTCGCCTGTACAGCTTGGAATTGAAAGTGAACATCCCTGCCATCGGCAGCAAGAAATAA
- a CDS encoding alpha/beta fold hydrolase: MKLIPFFLLFVLFAACGGSAELAWDSANDKRPPFAPQYAFAVKETEYPKGYKMAYTDEGAGDTAIVFIHGLGGYLKHWEAVADSLKGSVRCIAVDLPGYGKSSRAEFKADDFMDFYADAVLHLINALQLKTVVLAGHSMGGQIAMVAALKAPDKIAALVLAAPAGFETFSATEGYAMKSFATADFFAKQGEEEIRKSFEANFFQMPPQAEQLIQERLAMRNSYGFEAYCQTVANGVKGMLDHPVREQLPNIRQKTLVLFGANDMLIPNRLMHKDLTTQQVAEEGTKALPDARLVMIPEAGHLLTFEKPQAVAAEIRQFLNKPQ; this comes from the coding sequence ATGAAACTCATCCCGTTTTTCTTGCTGTTTGTCCTGTTCGCCGCCTGCGGTGGCAGTGCGGAACTTGCTTGGGACAGCGCCAACGACAAGCGTCCGCCTTTTGCGCCGCAGTATGCCTTCGCCGTGAAAGAAACCGAATATCCGAAAGGCTATAAAATGGCTTATACCGACGAAGGCGCAGGCGATACGGCAATTGTATTCATCCACGGGCTGGGCGGCTACCTGAAACATTGGGAAGCCGTTGCCGACTCGCTGAAAGGTTCGGTGCGATGTATTGCGGTTGATTTGCCCGGCTACGGCAAGTCGTCGCGTGCCGAATTCAAAGCCGATGACTTCATGGATTTTTACGCCGATGCGGTGTTGCACCTCATCAATGCTTTGCAGCTCAAAACCGTTGTGCTGGCAGGGCACAGCATGGGCGGGCAAATTGCAATGGTTGCCGCACTGAAAGCACCCGATAAAATAGCGGCGTTGGTGCTGGCTGCCCCCGCAGGTTTTGAAACATTCAGCGCAACGGAAGGCTATGCGATGAAGTCCTTTGCCACTGCCGATTTTTTCGCCAAGCAGGGTGAGGAAGAAATCCGCAAGAGCTTTGAAGCCAACTTCTTTCAAATGCCGCCACAGGCAGAGCAACTGATTCAGGAACGGTTGGCGATGCGCAACAGCTATGGCTTTGAGGCATATTGCCAAACGGTTGCCAATGGTGTAAAGGGCATGTTAGACCATCCCGTCAGAGAGCAACTGCCCAATATCCGCCAAAAAACGCTGGTGCTGTTCGGGGCGAACGATATGCTGATTCCCAACCGATTGATGCACAAGGACTTAACCACGCAACAAGTAGCCGAAGAAGGCACAAAGGCACTGCCCGATGCCCGCTTGGTGATGATTCCCGAAGCGGGGCATTTGCTGACCTTTGAAAAACCGCAGGCAGTAGCGGCAGAAATTCGGCAGTTTTTGAATAAACCGCAATAA